The DNA sequence CCCCTTAAAAGGGGAGACACAGAGGAGTTTCCCTATTGCATTGTCTTTATTACTAATTGTTAATTGTTAACTACGAAAAAGCCTACTATATAAAGTTTCGTGATGGATACTGGCAAAAGATAAACCCCAACTACAGGAGGCTAATTGATCATCTTGAAGATTAATTATTTGTTGAGTAGTATTAATAATAGATTCATGTAAATTAAAAATCAATTTTTGTCCTTCTGTTTGTCCTAAAGGTATTAATTTAACTCCTCCATTTACTAGGTTATTGAGCCAACTGTGAAGATAGCCCCATAGCATTTCTTTAGGGGGTATTTGACTATAAGCACTTATAATCCCAAATGCGATCGCACTATTGCAGGGAGAATCAAAATTATCAATAACGGATTTTAGTTTCTTATCATCTGGTATTAGCTGGAGAGTTAGACGACATAAACTTTTCCCCATCTGCCAACTTTGCTCTCTTAATTCTTTGGTTTCACGGGAGGCACTTAGCCAGTTATTCCAATAATATAACCCCTCACAATCATCATTGAGATAACAATCATAAGCTCGGAGTGCGATCGCACCCTCAATCCGAATTGAACCGTAAAATAACTCATTTTCTAGCCATTGTCGTAAACTTTCACCATTGGTGATATTGCCGTTTTCCACCAAAAACTCTAAGCCTTCAGAATAACTATAAGCCCCCAAAGGTAAGCTAGAATTACATAGCTGTAGTAAAGATAATAAATAATTTGACATTACAAGTGCTTAATAAATGAGCAGAAATAAACTGATGATTAACTAGAGAACTATAATAAAAAAAATCAAAGCCATTGCTTAAGCTATTTACCCACCATAATTATGACTAATACCAATCTACAATATCCTATCTTTGGACCTCAAATAAAATGCCCCCATTGTCGTCAAACCATAGATGCTTTAACCCTGACAGATAGTTACCTATGTCCTCGTCATGGAGCTTTTGAGGCTAATCCTGAAACAGAAGTATTAGTTCATTTACAGTCGGGCAGACAATGGCGTTTGTGGGAGCATAAATGGTATCGTCAACATACTCATCCTGATGGTATTCGCTTTGAAATTCATGAAGCCTTAGATCGTCTTTATACTGAGGGATACCGTGCAACAAAAGTAATTATAGCAGAACGTTACTATAACCTAATTAGTTCTTATTTAGATAAAGGCAACAATTGGCAAGGAAATCAAGAAAGCAAGTTATATAAACTATATGGGTTGCCCGTAGAATTTAGTCATAAATCTGATGCCGAGCCTTGTTGGGAAGTGATTAACTTTGTGTTAGAAAAGGAAAAAGGCACTCCTTCCCGTTATCCTTATTTTCGTCTTTTTGAATAATATACTTAATCTTAGTTAAATATGGGAATATCGGATAAGGGTAGGTATCAGGAGGTTGCAGGTTGCAAGTTGCAGGTTGCAGGTATTGGGAAGAAATGAGTTCGGAGTTTTTAATTATTCACTATTTACCTTTGCCCTTTTTACTTTGCCCCTTGCCCTTTTCTCATCATTCATCGAAGAAAATTTATCCCGAATTCAGGTTAATTATGATTCATCATATTTCAATTCGCACTGCTGATATAATGAGTGCGATCGCATTTTATGAATTATTAGGTTTTACGGTAAAGGAAAGATTCACCACAGGTTACACCCTTGCTTGTTGGCTAGAAGGGGAAGGAGGAAGACTAGAATTAATGCAAATACCACAACCAAAACCAGCCCCAGATGCTTTTAATGATGAACACTATGTTGGTTACTATCACTTCACTTTAGATATTACAGAAAAAAGAATAGATTTACCCACATGGTTAGAACAATTAAAACAAAAATTTTGGCGTGAAAGTCAAATAGATAATTCTAAAATTTCACCGTTAAAAATTCTGCTTCCCCCTCAACAACAAATGATTGAAAATCAACTGTATGAAGTAGCTTTTATTGCTGATACAGATAACCTACCCATTGAAATAATTCGGCTTTGTGAAAAAAGTCCTTGAATAATGGGAAAGTAATAATTAAACTCTTTTGCCCTCCCCCCTCTCGAGGGGGGATAAAGGGGGGTTTGCCTCTTGCCTTTTTACTTTTGCATTGTTGCCCGTTAAAAATTTATTCATTAACTACCATGACAAATCATCTTATTAATACTCAAAGTTTATACTTACAAAAACACGCCCATAATCCGATTAATTGGTGGTATTGGTGCGATGAAGCCCTTAATTTAGCAAAGCAGGAGGATAAGCCTATTTTTCTCTCTATTGGTTATTCTAGCTGTCACTGGTGTACCGTTATGGAGGGAGAAGCCTTTTCTGATGATGCGATCGCATCTTACCTTAACGATAATTTTATCTCAATAAAGGTCGATCGGGAAGAACGCCCCGACATTGATAGTATCTATATGACAGCTTTACAGATGATGACAGGGCAAGGAGGATGGCCTTTAAATATATTTCTTTCCCCCGACGATTTAGCACCTTTTTACGGTGGTACATATTTCCCTATTGAACCTCGTTATGGCAGACCAGGATTTTTACAGATTTTACAAGCTCTTCATGATTTTTATCATGATAAATCAGATAAATTTTTATCATTGAAAAACGAAATTGTCAAGGGTTTAGAAACAAATAGTAATATAATTTTTACCTCAGAAAATCAACTAACTCCAGAATTATTACAACAAGGTATTACCAATAATAGTAAGGTTATCG is a window from the Cyanobacterium sp. Dongsha4 genome containing:
- a CDS encoding VOC family protein yields the protein MIHHISIRTADIMSAIAFYELLGFTVKERFTTGYTLACWLEGEGGRLELMQIPQPKPAPDAFNDEHYVGYYHFTLDITEKRIDLPTWLEQLKQKFWRESQIDNSKISPLKILLPPQQQMIENQLYEVAFIADTDNLPIEIIRLCEKSP
- a CDS encoding TIGR02652 family protein, with product MTNTNLQYPIFGPQIKCPHCRQTIDALTLTDSYLCPRHGAFEANPETEVLVHLQSGRQWRLWEHKWYRQHTHPDGIRFEIHEALDRLYTEGYRATKVIIAERYYNLISSYLDKGNNWQGNQESKLYKLYGLPVEFSHKSDAEPCWEVINFVLEKEKGTPSRYPYFRLFE
- a CDS encoding urease accessory protein UreF, whose protein sequence is MSNYLLSLLQLCNSSLPLGAYSYSEGLEFLVENGNITNGESLRQWLENELFYGSIRIEGAIALRAYDCYLNDDCEGLYYWNNWLSASRETKELREQSWQMGKSLCRLTLQLIPDDKKLKSVIDNFDSPCNSAIAFGIISAYSQIPPKEMLWGYLHSWLNNLVNGGVKLIPLGQTEGQKLIFNLHESIINTTQQIINLQDDQLASCSWGLSFASIHHETLYSRLFRS